The DNA segment ACCCGGGCCGGGCAGCCCCGGCGCACCCCCTGGAGCGAGCCGAACGGCATCGCCAGCGCGTGGGGGCCGGAGAAGCCGATGATCTCGCAGGGCACGGCGGTGCCGGCGGCCTCGTTCACCACGACGTCGAGCCGGCCGCCCAGCCGCATCGCCGCCACCGGGCCGGCCACCTCGATCAGGAGGCCGCGCACCGCCGCCACCCGGCCGAAGGTCTCGACCTCCTCGATGCCCGCCAGCGCCGCGTGCGCGGCGTCGAAGCGCCCTCCTCCGGGCCGGGACCCGCCCGTGAACCCGCTCATGGCACCATCCTGTTGATACGAGGCCGTTTCCCGGACCGTGATGCTGCCATTGCCGGATTCCATCAACGATCCATTTACCCCTCTCCTTAACACTGAGGCAGATGGGATCCGCGGCAGGTCCCCGGAGGTTCTCCGGGGCGTGGCGCGGGCGCAACATCAGGGCAGGCCTCAATGATGCGAGTCATTTAGGCCGCCCGACAGGGGCGGATGCAGGTATGCTAACGCGATTCGGCCGGAACGGAACGCCAACCCGCAAGGGGCCGGCCCGTCAGGCGGTTTCCTAACCGCTTGCGGGACCGGAGCAGGGTTTGTTAACCGTTCAGGCATAGCGTCGCGGTTCGGAAGATAACGGGCGTCCCCCACGGGCCGGTGGGAGACGGGCGGCGGGGGCTTGCCTTAACCCTTGAGGGCCAGGGCTTGGGGACCTGAGATGCGGGTACTTCTGATCGAGGACGACAGCGCGACAGCGCAGAGCATCGAACTGATGCTCAAGTCCGAGAATTTTAACACCTACACGACCGACCTCGGCGAGGAAGGTGTCGATCTCGGCAAGCTGTACGACTACGACATCATCCTTTTGGACCTGAACCTGCCTGACATGTCGGGCTACGAGGTTCTGCGTTCGCTGCGGGTGGCGAAGGTGAAGACCCCGATCCTGATCCTCTCCGGCATGGCCGGGATCGAGGACAAGGTGAAGGGCCTCGGCTTCGGAGCCGATGACTACCTCACCAAACCTTTCCACAAAGATGAACTGGTCGCGAGAATCCACGCGATCGTGCGCCGGT comes from the Methylobacterium currus genome and includes:
- the ctrA gene encoding response regulator transcription factor CtrA; translated protein: MRVLLIEDDSATAQSIELMLKSENFNTYTTDLGEEGVDLGKLYDYDIILLDLNLPDMSGYEVLRSLRVAKVKTPILILSGMAGIEDKVKGLGFGADDYLTKPFHKDELVARIHAIVRRSKGHAQSVITTGDLIVNLDQKTVEVSGARVHLTGKEYQMLELLSLRKGTTLTKEMFLNHLYGGMDEPELKIIDVFICKLRKKLANASQGKNYIETVWGRGYVLREPTEDEDRIAV